The DNA region ACGACGGGCGCTTGCGTCAGGTCCTGCTCAACCTGCTGGGTAACGCGATCAAGTTTACGGCGCGTGGCGCCGTAAACGTGGCGTTACACGTCGACGAAGAACATGGCGCGCGCCAGCGCCTGCGCTTCGTGGTCAGCGACACCGGTATCGGCATTCATGCGGCCAAGCTTCGGCATGTCTTCGCCCCGTTCAGTCAGGCCGAGTCGTCGACGACCCGCCGCTTCGGCGGGACGGGCCTCGGCCTGGCGATTTCGCGGCGTCTCGTGGAACGCATGGGTGGGCACATCGCGATCGAGAGCGAACCGGGACGGGGCACCGTCGTTACGGTGACGCTCGAGCTGCCTGTCACCACGCTACCGCTGTCGCAGGATACGGAGGTCGACGACAGGGCCACTGTCGCCGCCACGCCTCGTGACGCGCGCATCCTGCTGGCGGAAGATCATCCGGTGAACCAGGAGCTCGTCCGCGTGCAGCTGGCGCTTCGGGGTTACCGGTGCGATGTGGTCGACGATGGTGTCGCCGCGCTCGAGGCCCTCGACGTCGGCGACTACGATCTGTTGCTGGTCGATTGCCACATGCCCCGCATGGACGGCTATGCCGTGGCGCGTGAAGTGCGCCTGCGCGAGGCTGGCGGCACGCGGCGTCTGCCCATCGTCGCGATGACCGCCGACGCACGCTCGGATCAGCGGGAGATTTGCCTCGCGGCAGGCATGGACGACCTTCTTCGCAAGCCGATCCGGCTCGAGGCGTTTCATGAGACCGTGGCGCGCTGGCTTGGCGCGCGGGGTCGTGTCGACCTCGACGTCCATCTCGACGACACGCATGACGGCAACCACGCGATGGCGCCTTCGGTCAGCGTGCCCGACCTCGGAATCGACATGGATCGCATGCGCCGCGCGTTCGGTTCCGACGCCAACGTCGTCAGCGTGATTCAGGCGGGTGTGCAGGCGACGCGGGATGCGCTGACGAGCCTCGATGTCGTAGCGGCTCGCGCGGATCGCGATGAGGTCGCGGGATGGATTCACCACGTGCTGGGCGGCGTGAACGTCTTCGGGCGATCCGAGGTGGGCGAACAGGGGGAGCGGATGGAGCTGGCGTTGCGGGAAGGCGGTGACGTCGACCGGGCCGCGTTGCGAGACTTCGCCGCGGGCGTCGGGCGTTTTGCCGATGGGCTGGAGGCGTTTGCCGGGCGGCTGGTGGCGGCTTCGTAGGGTCGCCGGCAGGACTGTCTCCCCGCCTGTCCCGGCTGGGTTTCTGCCCGTTTCAATCCCTGCCTGTCTCAGTCGTACGCCACCGCCAGAATCGCAAACCGCGTCCGTCCACCCGGCAGATCCGCCTCGAACTCATCATCCAGCCGCTTCTTGAGTACCGCGCGCGCCATGGGTGAATCGATACTGATCCACCCTTTGCGTGCATCGGTTTCATCCGGACCCACGATGCGGTAACGCACCGTCTCGCCGGTTTCCACATTCTCGAGTTCCATCGTGGCACCGAAGAAAACCGCATCGCGCTGAGAAGGCGCCGCTTCGACGACCTTGAGCACCGGAATGCGTTTGCTGAGATAGCGCGCGCGACGATCGATCTCGCCGAGTTGCTTCTTGCGGTACGTGTACTCCGCATTCTCGGACCGGTCGCCTTCGGCGGCAGCCGCGGCGAGTGCCTTGACCACTTCGGGACGTACCGTGTGCCACAGATGGTCGAGCTCCGCCTTGAGTCGCTCGAAGCCCTCGCGCGTGATGATCGCCGTCGACGACGGCGACGGCGGGCGCCAGCGGCTCATGGCGACACCCCGTATGTCGGGCTCAGCGTCGCCAGCAATGCTTCCAGGTCGGATCTCACGGGATGTTCCGGATAGTCGGCAAGCAGCCGGCGGGCGAGCCGTGCCGATGACGCGGGGTCGCCGAGACGGTCGTGCAGACGCGCCGCCAGCAGTCCGTAGCTGGGCGCGCCCATGTCACGCGGCCAGGTCGTCAGGTAGCCCTGCGCGAGGTGCAGCCCCAGCCGTACCATGCCGCCATGCGCGGCGACGTCCGCCAGCGGTCCGCACGTGCGGGGATCGTCAGGGAGAAAGGCGGGATCGACGTCGAGGCAGTCCTGAACCACGCCCAGGGCACGCCGGGTTTCCTGCCCGGCGATCAGCGCGGCGATCCAGATCTGCCCATGGACGAGCAGCTCGGGAAGCCGGTCCTGCGCACGTAGCAGTTCACGGTACCGGGTATGCATCGGGACGGGTGCGAGGCCTTCTCTCAAACGCTCCGTAAGAATGTCGGTGGCGCCGGGAATGTCGTCGCGCGCGATCAGGTTGACGTGCTGAAGCAGCGCGTCGTCGTCATCGGGTTCGGTAGCCTCGCGCAGCGCGATGGACGAAGGGAAATAGCCCAGCGTCTCGTGTTTGTGGTGAATCAGAGCGCCCATGAGATGAAAGTTGTAGATGGTCAGGTAATTGGCCACCGCGTAATAACCGAGCGTGCCGATGAACGTAGGGCCGTGATCTTTCATGGCGTATTGCGCGCCCGCCTGTAGCAGGCTGGTCAGCATGACGATGGCGAACAGCAGCAGGTAGCTCGGACCGAAACGGGCGATGGCCGCGACCCAGTTAGCCGGGTTCAGCGCCGCGCCGACACCGTCGAAGGTGAGCGACATCGTGATCACCGGCAGGACGAAAGCGAACACCAGTGAGACGAGCAATCCGGGAATGCCAAGGAAAAACGGTGCCAGCACGGCCAGTGCGTTGCCGGTGAGCTGAATCAGGATCAGTGCGACGCCGGTGCTGTCCTCGGTGTTGAGCGCGAGCTCCGGCGGATCGGCGAAGCCATCCGCCGTGTGCCGGAGGCATTCGAACGCGTAGACGTAGATCGCCATCCAGCCGATGAAGATCACCAGCAGTTTCAGACCGGTCACCGGCAGGAACGAGAGCGCCTCCAGCAGCGTCACCGCGATCAGCGTCAGCCGGGCGCCGCTACCCAGGGGGTAGCGGAACCCGTCGATCGCACGCTGCGAAAACGGCGTGTCGGCGTCGGCGAGCGCGTGTCGCGGCATGCTCAGCGCTTTCCGCCGAAGATGCTGCCAAGAATGCCGCGTACGATCTGCTGACCCGCACGCGTTCCGGCCGCGCGCACCATCGACTTGGCCATCGTCTCGACCATACCCTGCCGCCGTCGGGTTCCGAAGACGGCGTCACGCACGGCGCCGCCCCAGCCCGCGTCGTCTTCGCCCGCCTTGCCAGCGGCGTCGCCGGTTTTACCCGCAGACTTCACCGACGGCGCATCGTCGGCGTTCTTCGCCGTGGCGCGCGCGGCGAGGCGTTCCTCGGCCGATTCCCGGTTGACCGACGTGTCGTATTTAGCGCCGACGGGCGAGCGCGCGCGAACGGTCGCGCGCTCGTCGTCGGTGATCGCGCCGATGCGGCATTCAGGCGTCGACACGAGGATCTTTTGCACGGGCGAGGGGACACCGCCATCACCGAGGGTCGATGCCAGGGCTTCGCCGGTGCCGAGCGTGCCGATGCTTTCGACCACATCGAGTTTCGGGTTTCGCGCGAACGTTTCGGCGGCGGCTTTCACCGCTTTCTGGTCGCGCGGGGTAAACGCGCGCAGCGCATGCTGTACGCGATTGCCGAGCTGGCCGAGGATCTCGCCGGGTACGTCGTCGGGATTCTGGGAGCAGAAGTAGACGCCCACGCCCTTGGAGCGGATCAGCCGCACCACCTGTTCGACACGCTGGCGCAGGGCGGCCGGCGCGTCGTCGAACAACAGGTGCGCTTCGTCGAAGAAAAACACCATCTTCGGCACGTCCAGATCGCCCACTTCAGGCAGCTGCTCGAACAGCTCCGACAACAGCCACAGCAGGAACGTCGAATACAGGCGCGGCTTGAGGATCAGGGTATCCGCCGCCAGCACGTTGATCACGCCACGGCCGCTCATGTCCTGACGCATCAGATCCGGCAACTCGAGCGCCGGTTCGCCGAAGAAGGCGTCGGCACCGTCCTGCTCCAGCTTCAGCAAGGATCGCTGGATGGCGGCGACGCTCTGCGGACTGATCAGGCCATAGCGCGACGAGATGTCCTTGGCGTGCCCGGAAGCGAAGCCCAGCATCGCGCGCAGGTCGGGCAGGTCGAGAAGCAGCAGGCCTTCATCGTCGGCGACCCGGAAAATCACCTCGAGGACGCCCTCCTGCGTGTCGTTCAGCTCCAGAATGCGGGAGAGCAGGGTCGGGCCCATCTCCGACACCGTGGCACGTACCGGGTGACCGGCCTTGCCGTAGATGTCCCAGAACACCACTGGATTGGCCTGCGGCTTCCAGGTCGTGAGACCGAGCCTGGTCAGGCGGGCGGTGAGCTTTTCCGACGGAGCGCCGGCGGCTTGTGAGAGGCCGGCGAGGTCGCCCTTGGCATCGGCCAGAAAACAGGGCACACCGAGGCGAGAAAAACCCTCCGCGAGCAGCATCAGGCTGACCGACTTTCCCGTACCCGTGGCCCCGGCGATCATGCCGTGGCGGTTGCCGTAGCGGGAGTCCAGTTCGACAGCGGCCTCGTCGTTGCGGCCAATCAGGATCGTGGGCATGGTTTCATCCTTAAGAATCTCCTGAACAAGTGTACGCAACGATATGCCGTTACGGAGAAAATTGACGCACGACCGCTTGAGTCCGGGCGGTCCGGCGGGTAACGTGGCCGCCACTGCCTGACCCTGAGTTTCGTACATGTCCTTTCGCGTGCCGCGTCCGCTTCTCCTGCTTCCCCTGGCGGTCCTCGCCGGTTGCGCTTCCAGCGGTACGCCCCGTCCGGGCAGGGCCACGCCCGAGGTCAATGCGTTGTACGACCGGATGAACCAGGCGAGCAAGGGTTACGAGAGCTCGATCGACCAGGCTCGCCGGGGCGATACCCCTCAGGCGGCGCAGACGCGCAAGCAGTCGCTCGACCAGCTCAAGGACGCGTCGGCCCATTGCAGCCTGACCCCGGGTTGCGACCCGCAGCGGTTCGCCGCGGTGTTCGATCGTCTGCTGCGCCTGAAGGACGGCAGCTTCATCGAAGGCGAAGATGCGGACGATACGGAGCAGGGTGCCGAAGTCGGTGCGCAGCCGGGCGACGCGAATCTGCCGGGCTCCGTCGCGATCGGTTCGTTACCGGCGGCGCAGCGCGCCGTCACCATGCTCAAGGGCCAGCAGTTTTCCGACCTGATGGTGATGAACGGTCCGGTCAAGGCGGCGCTGGAGCTCTGGCTGACCCAGCTGCGTCCCAACCTGATGGACGCTTACGTCAATTACCAGATGATGCGCTACAAGATGTGGCCGGCCTACAAGAAAGCCGACCTGCCCGAGGCGCTGCTCTTCGGCATCATGGCGAAGGAGTCGGGCGGCAAGGTGCACGCGGTCTCCCGCTCCGGCGCATCCGGCCCCTTGCAGTTCATGTACGCCACGGGCTTGCGCTTCGGCCTGAGCAACTCGGACGGCTTCGACCAGCGCTTCGATCCGACGATGGCGGCGCAGGCCAATGCGGAATACATCGACGAGCAGCTGGCCGCCTTCAACAACAACCTCGAGCTGACCCTGGCCGCCTACAACGGCGGTGAGGGGCGCATGCGCCGCATCGCGGCGAGCAGTCCCGGCGCGGGCTTCTACGATCCGCAGATCTATGGCCAGATGTCGGCGGAAACGCGTGACTACGTCCCGATGGTGCTGGCCGCGGCATGGCTCTTCCTGCACCCTGACAGCTATCACCTGAGGTGGCCGAAGATCGACGGTGAGCCGGGCCAGATCACGTTGAAGCGCCCAGCCTCCCTGAGCGAACTGACGGTCTGCCTCGGCTCGTCGCAGGACATGCCGGAAGGCTGGTTCCGCACGCTGCGCAACCTCAATCCCCGTCTCGATCCGCAGATCAGCCAGCCGGTGGGTACGCGACTCGAAGTGCCCAGGCAGCTGGAGAAGGCCTACGCCTCCAGCTGTGCCGACGGTCCGTGGCCCATCCTCGCGGCCGATCTGCACAATGCGGTTAAGATCATCGCTCCACCCCCGCCGGCCGCCACATCCGCCGCGCTGGCCGGTGGTTCGTCGTCGTCGACACCGTCGAAGTCATCGTCGTCGGCTTCGAAGAGCTACACGGTGCGCCGGGGCGACACGCTCGTCAGTATCGCTCGCAAGAGCAACTGCGCGGATGTCGAGGACATCGCGCGTATGAACGGCCTCAAAGGACATCAGCTGAAAGTGGGGCAGGCGCTGCGCGTACCGGTTTGCCGGTAGTCTTTCTGAAAAGAATCAGGCGACCGCGTGCGGCTCCATCCACGCGTCGGCGGCATCGCGCTTACCCGGCGCCGAGAGTTCCTTAATCTGACGCATCAGGCGAAGAATCTGCCGGTGCAGGTCTTCCATGCCGGGACGGCGGGAATCGAGGGTCTCGTGATACACCGAGGCGATCCACAGGGCGACGCCGCGTGTGGCGATCAGAGGATTTTCCGAGCGTGCCTTGCCCAGGCCGACATCCGGCCCGTGACCATAGGTGCTGTAGCGTTCTTCCGGCGGAGTGCCGTAGAGATGCGGGAAGTCACATGCCGCGGCCTGCTCCATCTCGCGCCTGACCAGCTGCTGCAGGTCGGCGTGTGCCCGGACGGGAAGAGCAAGCACGACGCGCTCGATGTCGGCGAGCTGCCGCTTAAGGCGGATCTCGCGATTGACGGCAATGAGATGAGTGACAAGACGCATGGACGACTTCCCCTGGGCGGATGCTTCTTATGACCCCGGCGCTTCCCCCTAAGAGGCGCCGGAGCCACGGAGCATACGCTGACGTCGCGTCAATTTGAAGACATATTCGTCACATTGTGACGCGGTGGGTCAGTCGCGCGTGCCGGCGCCCACGTATTGGCCCAGACGCTGGCCGACGACGACCTGCTGCTGGGGCTGGAGGTCGTCGAAGCGGTAGCCCTCCGGCAGCAGGAGGATCACGGTCGAGCCCATGTTGAAGCGGGCCATCTCGCCGAAGCGATCGATGTGGACGCCTCTGCCGCGGCAGTCCTTGCGGATGATGTCCGCCGCGTACGGCGGGATAGCCATGCCGTCCCAGACCGTGGCGACGCTCGAGACCAGGATCGCTCCCACCATCACCGAGACGAAGGGGCCGTGTTCGCCGTCGAAATGGCAGACGAGGCGTTCGTTACGTGCAAACAGGCGAGGGATGTCGGCCACCGCGAACGGGGCGACGCTGAAGATGCGACCCGGCACGTGTGTCGTGCCGGTCAGAGTGCCCGACAGCGGCATGTGAACGCGGTGGTAGTCGCGCGGGGACAGGTAGATCGTCGCGAAGCTGCCGTTCCGGAAAGGGGCGGCGGCTTCGTCGCTGCCCAGCAGTTCGGCCGCCGTGTATTCCTGGCCCTTGGCCTGGAAGATCCGGCCGTCGCGAATCGGGCCGCACTGGCTGATACGTCCGTCAGCGGGACAAAGAATGGCCTGCGGATCGGGCGCGGCGGAGCGTGCGCCCGGCTTCAGCTTGCGCGTGAAAAACGCATTGAAATGCTGATAGGCGAGCGGGTCGGGCTGCGCCGCCTGACTCATGTCGACGTCGTAGCGCTGGACGATCTCCCGGATCAGGAAATTTTTCCAGGGCGTCCATTCCCAGCGGGTCGCCCAGTAGACGATTCGCGAAAGAAAGCGGTGCGGGAGGATGTACTGCAGCAGGACCTTTGGCTTCATCGGGGAAGTATAGGCGAGGCCCGCGTTTCCCGCTGCTGCGGTAAGACTGTGCAAAAACTATGCGCATATTCGGCAAATAAATGCACGTTTTTTTCATGGCCTGCCGAATATACCTAAGTAATGACCGACGCGTCTTCGACACGTCGCTGCTTCGCACGAGGCCCAGGAGGGCCACGGTGAACGGGTGAGGGGGCTCGCGTCGCCGGGTAAGGGAGTGCCAGTCGTGCTTCACGGTGCCGGGATCGGCGCCCGATAGGGATACGTACCAAAAATGAGCTCCCAGGTTATTTCGCGCCGCGCCATGATGGGCGGCCGCCGTCGCGCCAAATTGTTTCTCGCCGTCGCCGCGGCACTGACGGGTGGTCCGGTCGTCGCTCAGACCGTCACCCTCGACGCCTATTCACCCACGAAGAACGACAACCAGCAGTACGCCACGGTACTGACGCCCGGTCAGGTGGTGACGATCTCCGGCCCACAGCTTTTCGCCGCGGGTGACACCGGCACGCGCAATACGACCATCGCCGCGCTCCAGGGGCTTGGACGGATCCAGTCGGGTTCCGAGTGGATCGGTGCGGCACGTCTGAATCCCGGCACCCAGAACTTTGGCGTCAGCGTGCCGGATCCCATCACCGGTGGCCGGCGTGTCGTCTCCACGTACAACAGTGCCAACCTGGTCGGGCTGAGCGCCGTTGACGGCAGCACCGCGGTGCCGGACGTGGTCAACGTCAACGGGCAGCAGTACATCGACGCGCGCGTCGGCACGGTGACCAGTGGTGGCGGCGCGCTCACCGTCGACATCGGCAGTCCCGGCGTGCCGACGGACTCCACCACCAACGGCTGGACCATGGCGGCGAAACAGACCTCCCTGTTCTACGCGGACGGCACCGGGAGTGCGGCCAGCACCATCGACTGGACCTCGCGCAATCGCATCGCCTTCAACGGCGACGTGGCCAACCCGGCCCAGCCGCAGAACCTGTACGTGAGCTACGTTTCGCACTACGGCGGCACCTTCGATGTCACCACCGTCGATGGCGTGACGAGTTCACACACCGTCACCAATGACGCGCAGCTGCGTGATTACAACAATTTCCTCATCGCCAACCTGCAGACGGGGAATCTCGCTCCCACGTCGTACGCATCGTTGTTCGCGAAGGGCTACAGCGCGACGACCGAGCAGATCAGCTACGGCATCAGCGCCGACGACGCAGCCGATGAAGTGGCGCAGCCCATCGGTAATCGCATCGTCATGCAGCTGGTCGGCCCCAATGCCTCCGGCACGGTGGCTTCCGGCGCGACGCTGGAAGCCGTCAACACCAACGGCGGCACGGTGCGCGGAGAAGCCGGCGCGAACGTGACGATCAATGGCACGCTGGCGGCCACGCATAACACCGGCGACGGCTCGGCGCTGGTGCTGACGGGAGCGGGTACGACAGGTACCAACAATGGCGTGATCAACGGCAACTTCTTCCGTAATGCCGACAACACCATTACCAACGGTGCCATCGGGTCCACGGCGGTCGATCTGCAGTCCGGCGGTACGTTCACCAATGGAACCAACGGTATTCTCAACCTCGCCACCGGCTCGGCCAATGGCGCGGGCAAGTCGATTGGTGTGCGCGTGGGCGCCAATGCCAGCGCGACCAACAACGGCATCGTCAACGTCGGCGTGACGGGTTCGCGTTCGAATGGCTCGATGGACGGCATCGCGCTGGGCGATCCCACCGCCATCTTCACCAACGGAGCGGCGGGCACGATCTATATCGGTCGCGGGCCGCAAACGTCACCCGCGACGCCGGCGGCCGACATCGCGGTCAACCAGGGCACGATGACGACAGGCATCTACGTACCTTACGCGGCGATCGCGCGGAACCAGGGCACCATCACGCTTGGCTCGCTCACCCAGAACGCCGCGGGCATCCTGGTGACGTCGCCGGGTGCGAACGTCGACAGCTCGGGGACGATCAATGTCAACGGCGCGGCCGCCGCGGTACCGCGCGAAAACGATGGCATCCTCGTGCAGAACGGCGGCGCCACCGGTAACGTCGTCAACAGCGGAACCATCAACCTCAATGGCGTGAACGGGGCGGGTATCAAGGCGCTCTCGACCGGCGCGACGGCATCGCTGGTGAGCAATACGGGCACGATCAATGTCGCCGGTGGCGCGGATCCCGCCAGTGGCACGCGCAATTACGGTGTCTGGGCCGAAGGGCAGGGCAGCGCCACGGCGAGCGCGAACGTGCAGGGTGCGGTAAACCTGCTCGGCGACGGCGCGATCGGTATCCATGCGCGCGGCCGTGCCACGGTCGATGTGGCTGCCGGCGCGGCACCGAGTTTCGCGAGTGGCACACGACAGATCGGCTTCTTCGCCTACGGCGATGACGCACATATCAATGTCAACGGCGGCAGCCCGCTGAACGTCTCGACGGCGCAGTCCACGCTGTTCCGGCTCGACTCGGGCGCGGATTTCGACGGCACGGGGCTGAGCATGGTCGCTTCCGGTGCGCAGTCGACCGGTATCCTGGGCACGGGCACCGGTTCACTGGTGAACACCCGCAACGCCGGTATCACGGTCTCCGGCAACGGTGCGCAGGGCGTGGTGGCGGAGGGTGGCGCGGTGGCCACCATCGACGCGGCGACCAACGTGAATCTTGCTGGCGCTGGCGCCATCGCCGGCGTGGCCGACGGCCAGAAACACAGCCTCACCGGCGCCAGCCAGGGTGCGGTCGTCACCAGTACGCAACTCAACAGCCTGGCGAATCTCACGTCCGCGACCAGCGGCGTCACCGGCTATATCGCACGGAACGGTGCCAGCCTCGTCAATGCCGGTGCCATGACTCTGACAGGGGCGAACACCACCGGGTTCATCGTCGAGACCAACGGCAAGGCCATCAACAACGCGGCGCTCAATCTGTCGGGCCCGGGTGCCACGGGCGCCTTGCTGCGCTCGGGCGGCACGTTCGCCAACAACGGCAGCATCCATGTGGGCAGCGGCACCGGCGTGCGCGTGGAAGGTGCGGGGACGCAGCGGCTCGATCCCGCCGGGTCGATCACGGTGGATGATGGCGTGGCGGGCGTGCAGCTGACCAGCGGTGCCGGCCTCGTGCTCGGTTCGGGTGACTCCGCGATCGTCACCAACGGCAGCGCGCACGGCGTACTGCTGGACACGGGCGCCGTCTCGCTCAACGCGACGGGCACGACGATCACCACGCTGGGTACCGGTAACGCGATCGAGAACGCCGCGGAGACCGGTGCGATCACGCTCCGCGGCGCGACGCTTCGCGTCGTCAACGGCGCGGGACTGCGTACCGCGACGGCGATCGATCCCTCGTCCACGGCGACGTTCAACGTCGACGGCTCGGGTGTGGGCTACGCGTTCCGCCGCGCCGACGGCAGTCCGGCCGACGGTAACCTTTCGATCGGCAATGGCTTCACCGTCAACGGTAACGGTGCGGGCGCGACCGGTATCCAGGCCCTGACCACGGGTTCCGTGGCCAATGCCGCGTCGGTGAATATCCTTTCGCCGGCCGGTGGATCGGCGCTTGTGGCAGGGACGGCGTCCTCGGTATCCAATGCCGGGGTGCTGACGTCGGCAAGCACCGCGTCGCCCGTCGTGGATCTTGCCAATGGGACGGGCACCAGTTTCGTCAACAGCGGCACGATCCGTGCGGCGTCGCCGTCGGCGCAGGCCGTGCGCGGTAGCGCCGGTAACGATACGGTCGGTCTCGTTGGGGGCAGCGTACGCGGCGACATCGGCACGGGGGAGGGATCCGACACGTTCGCCTGGACGGGCGGCACCCTGCAGGGCAGCCTGACCATGGGCAACGGGACGGGCAACCAGGCGACGGTGGGCAAGGTCGATACGTCCGGCACCTATCATCTGCTGGCCGGGACCGGCGGCGGTAACTCGCTGACGTTCGACGGGACACAGACACGCGGCGGCACGTTCGCCTACGACGATCTTGCGAAGGGTATCAACCTCGGCAACGGCTGGAACACCGTCTCGCTCGCGAACGGCGCGCAGTTCACCCTTACGGACAACCTCAAGCTCGCCAACAGCGACGTCGACATCGATCCGACGTCCACCCTCTATGCCGGTAACGGTGTCTACCCGGTGATCTCGGGCGCATCGCCGGGCTCGGCCAACGTGAATAATGCCGGCCTGATCGACCTGACCCAGGGCAGCGGATCGCCGGGCAATCGACTGACGATCGACGGCAACTATGCGAGTTCGGGCGGTCGGCTGAATCTGGTAACCAACCTCAACGCCGGTGGCGCCCTGGCCCAGCAGCAGACCGATCGCCTGCTGGTGCAAGGGAATGCATCGGGTGAAACGGTGCTCGATGTCACACCTGCCGCGCTGAGCACGGGAGCGCTGACCGATACCGATCGCAATGGCTACGTGCGTGCCGATGAAGGTATCTCCCTCGTGCAGGTCGCGGGCACGTCGACGGGCGGTGCTTTCCGGCTCAAGGGCGGTTATGTCGCGGCGGGTCCGTGGCAGTACGGCTTGTACGCCTTCCAGCCTGGCAGCAGCGATGCGTCGCAGCGCGTCGTGGGTGGTGCGACCACCGGCAACGCGTTCTGGGATTACCGGCTGGCCAACGT from Luteibacter mycovicinus includes:
- a CDS encoding autotransporter outer membrane beta-barrel domain-containing protein; protein product: MSSQVISRRAMMGGRRRAKLFLAVAAALTGGPVVAQTVTLDAYSPTKNDNQQYATVLTPGQVVTISGPQLFAAGDTGTRNTTIAALQGLGRIQSGSEWIGAARLNPGTQNFGVSVPDPITGGRRVVSTYNSANLVGLSAVDGSTAVPDVVNVNGQQYIDARVGTVTSGGGALTVDIGSPGVPTDSTTNGWTMAAKQTSLFYADGTGSAASTIDWTSRNRIAFNGDVANPAQPQNLYVSYVSHYGGTFDVTTVDGVTSSHTVTNDAQLRDYNNFLIANLQTGNLAPTSYASLFAKGYSATTEQISYGISADDAADEVAQPIGNRIVMQLVGPNASGTVASGATLEAVNTNGGTVRGEAGANVTINGTLAATHNTGDGSALVLTGAGTTGTNNGVINGNFFRNADNTITNGAIGSTAVDLQSGGTFTNGTNGILNLATGSANGAGKSIGVRVGANASATNNGIVNVGVTGSRSNGSMDGIALGDPTAIFTNGAAGTIYIGRGPQTSPATPAADIAVNQGTMTTGIYVPYAAIARNQGTITLGSLTQNAAGILVTSPGANVDSSGTINVNGAAAAVPRENDGILVQNGGATGNVVNSGTINLNGVNGAGIKALSTGATASLVSNTGTINVAGGADPASGTRNYGVWAEGQGSATASANVQGAVNLLGDGAIGIHARGRATVDVAAGAAPSFASGTRQIGFFAYGDDAHINVNGGSPLNVSTAQSTLFRLDSGADFDGTGLSMVASGAQSTGILGTGTGSLVNTRNAGITVSGNGAQGVVAEGGAVATIDAATNVNLAGAGAIAGVADGQKHSLTGASQGAVVTSTQLNSLANLTSATSGVTGYIARNGASLVNAGAMTLTGANTTGFIVETNGKAINNAALNLSGPGATGALLRSGGTFANNGSIHVGSGTGVRVEGAGTQRLDPAGSITVDDGVAGVQLTSGAGLVLGSGDSAIVTNGSAHGVLLDTGAVSLNATGTTITTLGTGNAIENAAETGAITLRGATLRVVNGAGLRTATAIDPSSTATFNVDGSGVGYAFRRADGSPADGNLSIGNGFTVNGNGAGATGIQALTTGSVANAASVNILSPAGGSALVAGTASSVSNAGVLTSASTASPVVDLANGTGTSFVNSGTIRAASPSAQAVRGSAGNDTVGLVGGSVRGDIGTGEGSDTFAWTGGTLQGSLTMGNGTGNQATVGKVDTSGTYHLLAGTGGGNSLTFDGTQTRGGTFAYDDLAKGINLGNGWNTVSLANGAQFTLTDNLKLANSDVDIDPTSTLYAGNGVYPVISGASPGSANVNNAGLIDLTQGSGSPGNRLTIDGNYASSGGRLNLVTNLNAGGALAQQQTDRLLVQGNASGETVLDVTPAALSTGALTDTDRNGYVRADEGISLVQVAGTSTGGAFRLKGGYVAAGPWQYGLYAFQPGSSDASQRVVGGATTGNAFWDYRLANVLVCDGPCPTPTTVTPAPTPATGLPYPTPQPGSIGGFVPAGDARPAVVPQVPSYILSPTALAIYGYSTIDNLHRRLGEIRDMNDAGEGLGGEPFVRYIGGDYSYSSNRSFSQYGYDADIDTHAVQVGVNIFALDADRSALRAGIAYTHGTTRLEPKAADGYSRTKFDTNSVAMFVTWQHVSGFYIDAIAQGDRHVGDVDTARSKGTARIRGSGWNGSLEAGYPFKFDGGWELEPQLQLTRQHIALRDQTDTDGATTQFNDLSQTIGRAGVRFDRTWVTDSGSKATPYARVNYIKGWGGSSSVNVGAEGYDISQQFAGGAFGRMVEVGLGGTYAWTNRISLYGEADWQKKLGDAGTRGWGFNVGARWDF